The genome window GAATTCAATCCGCCATCTTGCGTTGGCCCCTGATGGGCAGGTGGCCTTTGCCATGCAATGGCAGGGTGACCCGGGGGATGGGGTGCCTCTGTTGGGGCTGCACCGACGCGGACAGGCGGCGATCCTGGCTGAGGCTGATTTGGCCGAACAAATCGCGATGCAGGGCTATGCCGGAAGCGTGGCTTTTGCGGCGGATGGAAAATCAGTCGGCATCACCTCACCGCGCGGCGGGCGGCTGCATGTTTTTGACGATCAAGGTGATTTTGTCGCCAGCCACCGCCGCGCCGATATCTGCGGGTTGGCCTCGGGCCGGGGTGGGTTCGTTGCGACGGACGGTCTGGGTGGGATATTGGCGCTTCAGGATAAGCGCTTATCAGGACTTACCGCCGCGACGCGAGCGTGGGACAATCATTTGGTCGCGATCGACGGCTGAGTAGGGAAGGGGCAGCGACCCTTGCTGGCCGTTAAATTATACAACGTATCTCGCGATTTATAACAAGCCATGACCTGTGAAATACATAAGGGCACACGAACATTTAGTCCGTAACATTCCGTGTGCAGTTGTGCTTTCAAAGCCTCGAACAGCAATTTCCGCGTTGAGCCCATCCTGACTTTAGCGGCAGATGGCGAGATCGAACTGTGCTTCTAGATCAAGTTGCAGAAAGCAGTTCGAAAGCAGAACATCAGGCTCTTTATCCCCCTGATGTCAGGGAAATTCCGTAGTTACGGAATATTGGGGACTATTAGAATTTTGTTTTGCTGCCAGCAGTTGCCTGATCTCGTGCTATTCGGGACTTTCAACCTCGTTGTGTCGACCCGCGCTTGATCAGCTCCACGCCGAGCCGGATGTGAGGCGTGCTGATGGCTGCGCGGTCGGCGATTGCGTCCCGTAGCAAGGTCATCGCCCCTGCGCCAACCTCATAGCGGGGCGTCGCTACAGAGGTAATGCCGGGGTTCAGGTGCCGTGACATTTCCAGATCGTTAAATCCGCAGATACCCAAGTCCCTGGGAACGTTGATGCGACGGCGTTCGGCCTCGAACAGCGCGCCGGCGGCGAGGTCGTCGTTATTGCAAAACACGGCATCGGTGTCTGGCGCTTGCGCAAGAAGATCGCTTAGCAGTTGCCCGCCCATACCGACCGAGGACGGATGGGTCGTTGTGACAACGCGGTTCGGATCGTAAACCTCGCGCGCCTGCGCTTCTGCGGTGAAACCCGCAAGTCGGGCCTGTGATCGCGGGTCCATTCGCGCACCCAGAAATCCGGGCTTTTTGTACCCCGCATCGATCAAGTGCCGCGTGCCTTCGACAGCGCCATCGTAGTGTGAGAACCCGATCATGAGATCAATTGGGGAATCCGACACGTCCATAATCTGCACGACGGGACAGGGGGCGGACTTGAGCAGGGTCCGCGCTGCGTCGGTTTGGTCGATCCCTGCCACAATCAGCCCCGCAGGGCGCTGACGCAGGAAGGTACGCAAAAGGTTTTCTTCTTTGCTGGGGCTATAGCGGAAATTACCGATTTGCACCGATAAGCCTGACCCATCGATCACATCGTAAACACCGCGCAAGACGTCAGAAAATACCGCGTTGGTCAGCGATGGGACCAGCAACCCCACCACATTTGTCCGCTCGGACGCAAGCGCCGAAGCGGCTTGATCCGGCACATACCCAAGCAGTTCTATCGCAGCCTGAACCTTCTTCCGCACAACCGCCGAGACCATGTTGGGGGCACGAATCGTCCGCGATACAGTGATAGCGCTGACACCTGCCTCTGCCGCGACTTCGTTCAACGTAACCCGCTTGTATTTATCGTTCTTTTCCATGCCATAGACACTATCACGCGCGCCGGTCTTTGTGAATAGTTGACAGATGATAGCGCTGTCATTAGCGTCCGCCCATCGTCACCGTTTACGGTCACGACTTTTTAGGGAGGATAAACACATGCGCTTTACCGCTAGGCTTCTGGCCGCAACCGCAGTTGTCAGCGCCGGGCTGGCCGGTGCCGCTGCTGCACAAGATTTTTCGCTTAAGTTCCAGTCATCAGATCCGGCAGGCAACGCCAACTTCTTGCTTCAACAAGAATGGGCCAAAGACGTCGCCGCCAAAACCGACGGCCGCGTCGAAGTCGATCTGCTGCCCGTTGAAACAATCGTCGCACATACTGAATCGCAGGACGCGGTGGCGGCGGGCATTATCGACGGCCACGTGACCGACACCTCTTATTTCGCGGGTAAAGAACCGGCGTTTGGTCTGATTGCCAACCCGGTCGGGGCATGGTCTGACCCGCAGCAGATGTTCGACTTTATGGAGAACGGCGGCGGCAATGAGCTGATGAACGAAATGCTTGAACCCTACGGTTTGCACTTCATCGGTGCGACGACCCCCGGCCTTGAGGCGTTTCTGTCGAAGGTGCCGCTGGACGGCGTGGACGATCTGAAGGGGCTGAAAATGCGCGCGCCCGAAGGTATGGTGCAGAAAGTCTTTGCCGCGGCGGGCGCGTCTCCGGTCAATTTGCCTGGCTCCGAGGTGTTCACCTCGCTTGATAAGGGCGTGATCGACGCGGCGGATTATACCGTCTTCTCGACCAACCACGCGCAGGGCATGCACGATGTGGCGAACCATCCGGTATATCCCGGCTTCCACTCCATGCCGCTGGTCGAGGTTTCGATCAACAAAGGTGTGTGGGATTCGATGCCCGAGGATATCCAGAGCGCATTGGTAGAGTCCGTAAAAGATTTCCGGCAGCTACAGGTGTCGACCTTGGCCGAGAGCGACATGGCTGCGGTAAAAGAAGCCGAAGCCAACGCCGACATCACCGTGCATAATTGGTCCGACGCAGAGCGCGCCAAGTTCCGTGCCTTCGCCAAGACCGAATGGGAAAAGGCGGCCGAAGCATCCGACGCATCGCGCAAGGTTTATGACACGCTGACGGCCTATCTCGAAGAAAACGGGCTGCTTCAGTAAGCGTCTAAGCACCAGCACCCTTCCGGACAGACCGGAGGGGTGAACGCTCGGGAGGGGCATATGCAAGACAGGACAGATCCCAACGTCGCGGCCAGCGCACCAGTGGATATTGACGCACCCAAGGGGGCGATCCCCGAGGCTGGGCTGTTAGGGCGCGGCATCGACCGGATCGGTATCCTTTTTGCCTTTGCGATCCTCGCCTCTGCCGCGATCCTCGGGATCGAGGTGGTCTTGCGCTATGTCTTTGCCGCCCCGACGGTCTGGGCGCATGAGACAGTGATATTTCTGAACGCCACCGCCTTTGTTTATGGGGGACTCTATGTGGTATCGCGGGACACGCACATCCGTGTGGTCCTGATCTATGATTACCTGTCAGCCCCGTGGCGGCGCATTTTCAACGTGGTGATTTCGCTGGTTTGCCTTGTGGCAACAGCCTTCTTCGGCTGGGCCGCATGGCAAAGCCTTGTGCGTGCGGTCTGGACGCCAACCGGCGCAATCCGGCTAGAGAGCAGCGGCAGCGCATGGGACCCGCCCACACCGGGGATGCTTAAAATCTTTCTCTTTACAATTCTCGTGGTCATGGCCGTGCAGTTCGCTGTGCTTGCTTGGAACTACATGACAAAACAGGACCGGTGATGGACCTTCTCACAGCGCTGTTCGACTTTAAGGCCATGGGGATCGAAGTGGCGACCGGGGCGATGTTCGTCACCTTGTTCCTGCTTCTGATCACCGGCATGCCACTGGCTTTCGTGACCCTGCTCGTGGCGCTGATTTTTGCGCTTGGCTGGTTCGGGCCGATGGCCGTGCCGTTGATCACCAGCCGCATTTTCAGCTTCGTCAACTCCTTCGTCTTCGTGTCCGTGCCGATGTTCGTGCTGATGGCCGCGATCCTTGATCGGTCGGGCATCGCACGCGATCTGTTCGACGCGATGCGCGAGGTCGGTGGCCGTCTGCGGGGCGGCATCGCGATCCAGACTTTGCTGGTCGCCGTTGTACTGGCCGCGATGTCCGGCATCATCGGGGGCGA of Sulfitobacter sp. DSM 110093 contains these proteins:
- a CDS encoding LacI family DNA-binding transcriptional regulator; amino-acid sequence: MEKNDKYKRVTLNEVAAEAGVSAITVSRTIRAPNMVSAVVRKKVQAAIELLGYVPDQAASALASERTNVVGLLVPSLTNAVFSDVLRGVYDVIDGSGLSVQIGNFRYSPSKEENLLRTFLRQRPAGLIVAGIDQTDAARTLLKSAPCPVVQIMDVSDSPIDLMIGFSHYDGAVEGTRHLIDAGYKKPGFLGARMDPRSQARLAGFTAEAQAREVYDPNRVVTTTHPSSVGMGGQLLSDLLAQAPDTDAVFCNNDDLAAGALFEAERRRINVPRDLGICGFNDLEMSRHLNPGITSVATPRYEVGAGAMTLLRDAIADRAAISTPHIRLGVELIKRGSTQRG
- a CDS encoding TRAP transporter substrate-binding protein; translation: MRFTARLLAATAVVSAGLAGAAAAQDFSLKFQSSDPAGNANFLLQQEWAKDVAAKTDGRVEVDLLPVETIVAHTESQDAVAAGIIDGHVTDTSYFAGKEPAFGLIANPVGAWSDPQQMFDFMENGGGNELMNEMLEPYGLHFIGATTPGLEAFLSKVPLDGVDDLKGLKMRAPEGMVQKVFAAAGASPVNLPGSEVFTSLDKGVIDAADYTVFSTNHAQGMHDVANHPVYPGFHSMPLVEVSINKGVWDSMPEDIQSALVESVKDFRQLQVSTLAESDMAAVKEAEANADITVHNWSDAERAKFRAFAKTEWEKAAEASDASRKVYDTLTAYLEENGLLQ
- a CDS encoding TRAP transporter small permease, producing the protein MQDRTDPNVAASAPVDIDAPKGAIPEAGLLGRGIDRIGILFAFAILASAAILGIEVVLRYVFAAPTVWAHETVIFLNATAFVYGGLYVVSRDTHIRVVLIYDYLSAPWRRIFNVVISLVCLVATAFFGWAAWQSLVRAVWTPTGAIRLESSGSAWDPPTPGMLKIFLFTILVVMAVQFAVLAWNYMTKQDR